From the genome of Nitrososphaerales archaeon:
TCTTGGAGGCCTGCAAAGGGAGTCTTCAGAGGTTGGGAATCAAGCAGATTGACCTGTACCAGGTCCACTGGCCAAACCCGCGAATCCCTATCAGGGAGACGATGAACGCGATGGAGAAACTGGTCCGCGACGGTCTCGTCAGATACATCGGCGTCAGCAACTTCTCTGTAGAACAGACGAAAGGAGCTCAGGACGCGCTTACGAAGAGCGAGCTCGTCTCGAACCAGGTCGAGTACTCTCTGAACCAGAGGTCGATAGAGGCAGACATCCTGCCGTACTGCGAGAAACAGGGGATGACAGTGATCGCCTACAGCCCGCTCGGAAGCGGCAGCATTCCAGCGTCGCACGTCCCGCGTGCAATCCTGACCAAGTACAACGCGACCCCAGCGCAGGCGATTCTGAACTGGGTCACCTTC
Proteins encoded in this window:
- a CDS encoding aldo/keto reductase, which codes for MEYRTIGKTGEKISTIGMGTWKLGTIRSSKERLEQMDSLRRGIELGINLIDTAEAYGSEPLVAEVIKDRRDSVFVATKVWPNHLHHDDVLEACKGSLQRLGIKQIDLYQVHWPNPRIPIRETMNAMEKLVRDGLVRYIGVSNFSVEQTKGAQDALTKSELVSNQVEYSLNQRSIEADILPYCEKQGMTVIAYSPLGSGSIPASHVPRAILTKYNATPAQAILNWVTF